In a single window of the Allobranchiibius huperziae genome:
- the moaA gene encoding GTP 3',8-cyclase MoaA, producing MTHTPARESAVLGDRFGRVAADLRVSVTDRCNLRCTYCMPAEGLDWMPRPEMLTDDEMVRVIGLFVDLGVRQVRFTGGEPLLRRSLVDVVRRVGQLPNAPRMAMTTNGIGLDRLAQPLADAGLHRVNVSLDTVSPERFKVLTRRDRFHDVERGLKAAADAGLAPVKVNAVAMHSDVESPADLLAWCLDRGYQLRFIEQMPLDAQHSWDRSTMMTGAQLRTAIEERFTLTDLPAEARGSAPAEEFLVDGGPETVGLIASVSAPFCAACDRVRLTADGQVRNCLFARDEGDLRAQLRSGASDEQLTEVIRSTMWAKAAGHGIDLPGFVQPQRPMSAIGG from the coding sequence ATGACGCACACACCCGCTCGCGAGTCGGCGGTGCTGGGCGACCGCTTCGGGCGGGTCGCCGCTGATCTACGCGTCTCGGTCACCGACCGCTGCAACCTGCGCTGCACCTACTGCATGCCCGCCGAGGGCCTGGACTGGATGCCGCGCCCGGAGATGCTGACCGACGACGAGATGGTCCGCGTCATCGGGCTGTTCGTCGATCTCGGGGTGCGTCAGGTCAGGTTCACCGGCGGCGAACCCCTGCTGCGCCGCTCCCTGGTGGACGTCGTACGCCGCGTCGGGCAGTTGCCGAACGCGCCGCGAATGGCGATGACCACCAACGGCATCGGACTCGACAGGCTTGCGCAGCCGCTGGCGGACGCCGGACTGCACCGCGTCAACGTCTCGCTCGACACCGTCTCGCCCGAGCGGTTCAAGGTGCTGACCCGCCGCGATCGCTTCCATGACGTCGAACGGGGTCTCAAAGCCGCCGCGGACGCCGGACTCGCCCCGGTCAAGGTCAACGCGGTCGCCATGCACAGCGATGTCGAGAGCCCCGCCGACCTGCTCGCGTGGTGCCTCGACCGTGGCTACCAGCTGCGCTTCATCGAGCAGATGCCGCTGGACGCCCAGCACTCCTGGGACCGCTCGACGATGATGACCGGCGCCCAGCTGCGTACGGCGATCGAGGAGCGGTTCACGCTGACGGATCTCCCCGCGGAGGCGCGGGGGAGTGCGCCGGCCGAGGAGTTCCTGGTGGACGGCGGCCCCGAGACGGTCGGTCTGATCGCGAGCGTCAGCGCACCCTTCTGCGCGGCGTGCGACCGGGTGCGCCTCACGGCCGACGGGCAGGTGCGCAACTGCCTCTTCGCCCGCGACGAGGGCGATCTGCGCGCTCAGCTGCGGTCCGGTGCGAGCGACGAGCAACTGACCGAGGTGATCCGCTCGACCATGTGGGCCAAGGCG
- a CDS encoding SURF1 family cytochrome oxidase biogenesis protein translates to MIRLLLTRRWLAWILVAVVWGIGCFFLGRWQWHRWESKHGAQQQVSQNYNAPPRSLTSIVPTRTSQLPANRQWAQVRLTGHYLPAARILVRNRPDNGNFGYEVLVPFVQDGGAGTVLVDRGWVDNGANASTPAYVPPAPSGTSTVLGWLRPTEDSLGRAPVKGSVASINPGDVTAQTRVATYTHVFVRMRSERTATGAVPARPAPLDKPDPGSYAGINLSYALQWWLGMVAGLAFVLFRARQEHRDAELESGATPAKPPRVKKVRIWDEEDA, encoded by the coding sequence GTGATTCGCTTGCTGCTCACCAGGCGCTGGTTGGCCTGGATCCTGGTGGCGGTGGTGTGGGGCATCGGGTGTTTCTTCCTCGGTCGCTGGCAATGGCACCGCTGGGAGTCCAAACACGGCGCCCAGCAGCAGGTTTCGCAGAACTACAACGCGCCGCCCCGCTCCCTGACCTCGATCGTACCGACGCGGACCTCGCAGCTCCCGGCGAACCGCCAGTGGGCGCAGGTGCGGCTCACCGGCCACTACCTGCCGGCTGCCCGGATCCTGGTGCGCAACCGCCCGGACAACGGCAACTTCGGCTACGAGGTGCTGGTGCCGTTCGTGCAGGACGGCGGGGCGGGCACCGTGCTGGTCGACCGCGGCTGGGTCGACAACGGCGCCAACGCCTCCACTCCGGCCTACGTACCCCCCGCGCCGTCCGGCACCAGCACGGTGCTCGGCTGGCTGCGGCCCACCGAGGACAGTCTGGGGCGGGCGCCGGTCAAGGGCTCGGTCGCCTCGATCAATCCCGGGGACGTCACCGCACAGACTCGAGTGGCGACGTACACCCACGTCTTCGTACGGATGCGCAGCGAACGGACCGCGACCGGCGCCGTCCCCGCCCGGCCCGCGCCCTTGGACAAACCCGACCCGGGTTCGTACGCCGGGATCAACCTCAGCTATGCGCTGCAGTGGTGGCTCGGGATGGTCGCCGGGCTGGCGTTCGTGCTGTTCCGCGCCCGCCAGGAGCACCGGGACGCCGAACTGGAGTCGGGTGCGACGCCGGCGAAGCCGCCGCGCGTCAAGAAGGTGCGCATCTGGGACGAAGAGGACGCCTGA